In the Populus trichocarpa isolate Nisqually-1 chromosome 1, P.trichocarpa_v4.1, whole genome shotgun sequence genome, one interval contains:
- the LOC18094898 gene encoding uncharacterized protein LOC18094898 produces MPPNSNLSSGENPTTRPPPSNQNHHHLCYPTTTRTTSSSSSPSFRGCCCCLVLLFSLLALLILAVFLVIMLAVKPKKPQFDLQQVGVQYMGISAPNPSASPDPTSTTTPASASLSLTINMLFTAVNPNKVGIRYGESSFTVMYSGIPLGKALVPGFYQEAHSQRQVEATISVDRYSLMQAYASDLIRDASLNDRVELRVLGQVGAKIRVLDFDSPGVQVSVDCAIVISPRKQSLTYKQCGFDGLNV; encoded by the exons atgcCACCCAACAGTAATCTCAGTAGTGGTGAGAACCCAACAACAAGACCACCGCCTTCAAACCAAAACCACCACCACCTATGCTacccaacaacaacaagaacaacGTCGTCGTCGTCCTCACCCTCCTTCAGAGGCTGCTGTTGCTGCCTCGTCCTCCTCTTCTCCCTCCTTGCCCTCCTAATTCTAGCCGTTTTCCTCGTCATAATGCTGGCAGTCAAACCCAAGAAACCCCAGTTCGATCTCCAACAGGTTGGAGTCCAGTACATGGGCATATCCGCACCCAATCCATCCGCCTCTCCGGACCCCACAAGCACCACCACACCAGCCTCCGCCTCTCTTTCTTTAACCATTAACATGCTGTTCACCGCTGTTAACCCAAATAAGGTAGGGATCAGGTACGGGGAGTCCAGTTTTACTGTCATGTACAGTGGGATTCCTTTGGGGAAGGCTTTAGTGCCTGGGTTTTATCAGGAAGCTCACAGTCAGAGACAGGTGGAGGCCACCATATCCGTTGATCGATATAGCTTGATGCAAGCTTATGCTTCTGATTTGATCAGAGATGCCTCCTTGAATGATCGTGTGGAGCTCAGAGTTCTCGGTCAAGTCGGTGCTAAGATCCGCGTTCTAGACTTCGATTCCCCTGGTGTTCAG GTATCAGTGGATTGTGCAATAGTGATAAGTCCAAGAAAACAGTCTCTTACTTACAAGCAGTGTGGATTCGATGGATTGAATGTTTGA